ACATAACCTTGGCTGCTGCTCGGACCACCATGTCCACCGTGATCCTAAGACTGTCCACCTTCCTCCTCCAGACACAGGGACTTAAGACGCTGAACTTGAGGTTAATGGGAGACAATGCTGCCTTTTTCTGAGCTTCCCGCATGTTGAGGAAGGCAGAGACCTGCAGTTTGCTGCCTGAAAGCCACTCACAGCCCCCACCCCATTGTCCAGCCTCCCAGCAGTGGTTGGCAGTATAAACGATGGCTTCTTTACCCAGGTTGTGACGGCCACCATCACTATCAGTGGCACTTGAATCTCCTGCCACCAGAGGACACTAGAGAGCAGGGTGAGGCCCCACTGAAACCCCTGGTGATCATCTTCAGTCACTGTGCACTACCCATTGGTGGCTGTGGTCACCAGCTAGAAGGCCAGGGCACCATGGCCACCCTCTGTGACCAGAACCACAGAAAATAAGTGTCCCAAGGACCCTCCCAAACAACCCAGAGGTACACAACACCAGGCCCAGGTGAGGCTGCCAGGCAAAATATAGGACAcgtagttaaatttgaatttcaggtacaCAACAAATTACGCTTTAATATGAGTGGGTCCcttgcaatatttgggacatgcgtatcataaaatgtatttgttatatatccaaaattcaaatttaacttgggcatcttgtttttgttgttgtcactgttgtttttgcttgcttctttttgttttttgtttttttcctaaatctAGCGAACCTAGGTCCAGGTAGAGGATCAAGGAAACTCTGCCAGGTGTGGACAGGGGAGGCGCTAGCATCCTTCTGCCCTCTGCCCGGGCCTCCAGGAATGGAGGCAAGCTCCCGAGCCCAGCTGAACCCCAGCCCACGGGAGCAGTGAGGCAGCCCTGAGACGCTTCTGGCTCCAATATGCCACCTGGGAACACAGTGACGGCTGAGAACCACACACCTGTTAAACTATGCTTTATTAGTCGGCTTGTCTCCCTAGGCCTGGGTCAGGAAGCAGACCGCATCCTCCCAGGCTGCTAGGTATGCGCTGTCCATCCGGAGAGGATCCTACAAATCGCAGCCATCCACCCAGTCACTGAGGTCGATGCCCTGGCAGTGATGCCTCCAGGTCTCCCTGAGGGTGGAAGAGGGGGAGCAGGAGAGGCCCCGTCAGCTGCAGCCTGAGGTCTTTGCCCAGAGGAGGACGGGCAGGCGGCAGGGGCTCTACACCGGAAGTGAGGTGAGGAAAGGGACCAGCAGGGGAAGAGAGCCAAGTAAACTCTGTTAAATAGCGAAGAagaagtagggaaaaaaaaaaaaaaaacagggaagagAATGGCCCTTAAAAAGTTGTCTACCTAGCCTCcgttttttttttacctgtagAGATACAGAGCCATCTGCTCAAGTTCACCCAGAAGCTAGTGACGAGGCCTGGGGTCCTGGGGCCCAGAGCCCCAACCCAGGGCTCTTTTCCCTCACGACGCCACTTCAGCAGACAATGGTGCCCTCACATGTGTCTACAGCCCTTTAGAGTTTGCACAGCACTGTCCTACCCATCACCCACTTATctgccacccaccccctccccagcagccCTACAAACAAGGTGGATTGGGCAAGTATTCTGTTCCCTATATTCCAAGTGAAAACCTTGAGACTCAGATGCAAAATTACTTGCCCGAGGTCCGCAGCTTGTAAATGACCCATCCAATTCTCCTTGGCTACCGATCTGGGTCTTTCAACGGTTGGTAACTATAATTTACAGGCTCTTTCAGGACCATTACCTTGTTCCAGTGTCACACTGGCATCTCGAGGACAACAAGCAAGATCCCAGGGTCCCAAGTTCCCAGGGGTTCCATCACTAGTGTCCTCTGTGATGTCAGTGTCAAAGAGCCCAATGGCAAGCAATGCCCCTAAAGGACCCGCTAAATCTAGCAAGTGAGAGGGGTTGACTGGCTCGGTTGTCGCTTCCACCAAACTGAGACCCTTGAGGGCAAAGAACTGGGTCTCAGCCACGTCTGaagcccagcacccagcacagagcctgcctCAGGTGAGTTCTCGGGGGTGTGTAGGAAGGAGTAAACACCACCCTCCGACCTTCCGGGACCACTCGTATTAGCCGCAGCCACCTCTCAGGGCTTATGCGTGCCAAAAATTTACTCCCAGAGCACAAAAGAgttattctttcatttaacacAAAAGAACTTGTTTCTTCCATCCCAGGGTGGTGTCCCCAAGGCCTCAAGCCCTTGGAGTCCTGCCTGAGCCTGCATTCAcccttcctgattttagagatgtGCATTACGTCCTGCCGGGCCTGCCTTATTCCAGATTCAGTTCCTGGGGCTTCAACGTCCTCAAACTAACACGTCTCCAAAGCTGTGGTAGTTGGCAAGGCCCATCTTGGTCCATCTCTGTATTTATTGTCCTGTttacctcctcctctccctcactgGCCACATATCACCTGTCCCTATTCCTCCTCCACAGCCCACATCCCCAGCCCCGCTTCTGTCCATCACACACAACCCCCAAGATGGCGGGGCTACTTGTTACTCACCAGGAACCCAGACCCTGGGGATCCTGAGTTATTTTCATGGCACAGATAACACTATCCTTGAGGTCAGGATCCAGTAAGTCTGGGATGGGAGGCAGAGAAACACAATgagggagcaggaggcagagctgtACATCCaaagtctgtctgtctcttcccacacACACCCTCTTCCATCCTAAACCAGCCCTGTCCCTCGACCCCTCTGGAAGCACAGGTCTGTCTGTCACTTCCCCCATCAGAAGCAATCCCCACTGCATTCCCATAGCTATCAGGACAGCATCCCTTCTGGGACCCCAAGTCAGATCCTTGGAGGACCCACCCTCATCACTGGCCCCACCCCGCTCTCCGTGGTGGGCCCGGCAGGCTGTGGGGGTCCCCACTCAGACACAAAGGCAGGAGGAGCAAACACGACTGGGGGAGACGCAAAGGCAGGTGCAGAACCCAGCCCCCGCCAGCCCCAGGCTCAGGCCCGGCCTACCGAAGCAGTGCATGTGGCACATGTTGGGGCCACTGGAGTCCAGAGTTTTGCACCACTTCCGGCTGTTGATCTGGAAGATACCATTGTTGGTGCTTCCGTCAGCCTCGTGGTCCACGGCACCGGTGTTGAAGCCACTTGCAAAGTAAGCAAGACAGATCCCTGCAGAGGGTAGAGACACAAACCTGCGGATCAGCTGTTTCACGATCGAGGCCAAGCCAGACCCCGCACATCAGCTCCTCCCAGATTCAGCTCCGGTCTCTGGTGATGGGGGCAGACACCCTCCCACCTCCTTAACACAGGACTCTGCCGACACTCAGAGGAGCAAAGGGACTTATTCAAAGTCACCTACAGCTACCAAACAGCAAGAGTCAGGACCGGACCTCTGGCCTCCGGACTCCCAGGCCAGCAATCTTCCCACTGTCTCCCTGTTCCACACATAGTAGGACCCCAGAAATGTTTGTGACATGAACAGGAGCTCAGTCTTTAGAGACGCAATTAGGAAAGCACAGGTGGGACCTACAGAGAGGGCTGGAACTAGGGGTAAAATGAGCTGCGTGTGGCCATACCTCGAAGCTTCCCAAAACCGCCACCAGCTAGAAAATTTGGTCTTTCTCGTTTGCTCAGTTTGCACTAAACTTCAGTGGGACCGTCTGATCCTAGTGACTGTGATTCAGAATCATATCAGGGTACAAAACAATTATTTTCCTGTggttacttttccttttcttttttttcccccatttttttcttttcctcttcctcgaGCTCCTGACTTGACAGAGGGGGAAAGCGAAGGCGCAGCTCTGGTCGGGCCGCCCATCACCTGCCTGCTCTGCATTTACCTCGACCCTGGgttttctctgccttttgacTCATGGGACCCTTGTTTTATAAAGGAGAACTGAGGCCCCGAAGCTCCCAAGGCCACACCCCTTGAGTGTTGGGGGAGCCTGGGAGCCGTGCAGGGAAGAGGGGTCCTCACAGTCGGCCAGGCTGTATCCTCGGAATCCATCCAGGCCGAAATCCTGGAGCACCCTGGCCAGCTCACAGCGACTGTAGACCTTGGCCTGGCCGGGGGTGAGCGGGCAGCTGAGCAGAGAGGCCAAGGCCACCAACACGATCCCAGGCGGGCACGGCCGCCTTCTGGGAGCCCAGCTCCCGGCTTCCATGCGGGCGGCAGCCGAGGTGAACCCCCGCTATACTGGCTCAGAGCTGGGCTTTGGGGTGGCTGGCAGCTCAGCGGCTCTGGGGGGTTGTCCGCTCACGGAGGGCTGTccctgggaaggagagggagacgGGGCCTGAGTGTACCCAGGAAGTGGGCGGAAGGCTCCCACGCTGCCCGCCGGACCCCTTGTAGCTGATGAAGCATCAGCCACCCCCTGCCACACCACACACCCCGAGAGCCAGGAGAGGGTTCCCAGCggccagcccctctcccttcccagcccAGCATTTTATACCCCCTGCCCCggcagcagagagcagaggcGGGCAAACGCGGAGAAAACATATACTTTGAGCTCCATGCTACATGCCAGGTGTTAACTGAATCCTGCAGCCCAAGATTTCACAACTAAGAAGGGACAAAGTTTGGACTGAGACCAAAGTTTATGTGAAACTCCAAAGCCCCCAGGCGATGGCCGTGAGCAGTGTTCCCAGAGCGGGCGGCCGAGCAGCGGCACTGGAGTAAATCAATCCCCAGCCCGACGGCCATGGAAGGACTTCCTAGCGCTGAGCCTCCCCCTTCGGGTCTGAACTGAAGCCAGGTCTCCCCCTAGGGCACTGCCACCCTGCAGCCTCACAAGTGGGGGCTGCTCTTCCTCCTGCACCTGGGCCCCCAAGGCGGTGCTGAAACTCTCCTCCAGCCCGCTGCCCCTTCTAAACCATCACCTTGCAGAAGCCCTGCCTCCCATGACGCTCGCCTCACCCCATGAGGTCTGCCCCCCACGCCTCTCATCATTGGCTCTGCAGGCCAGTCCCAACATCATGGTGTCCTCGCACCTGGTGATGCACTTGGCCTCCACTGTCAAAGCCACCTGCTCCCATGGCCTCATCCCTGCATCACATCTTCCCCCTCAGCCCCCATCTCTGCAACCTCCGAttccagtctctcccccagcacccCTGACATGCGTTCCACGTCTCTCATGACCTCTGCCCCCCGCCTTGCCCTCCACCTTCATAgactccaaaaacaaaacaaccttggGAGTGGGTGTCCCTGTGAATGGGTGGCCCAAGACCCTGAGGGTTACAGGACAAGGGTGCGCTTTGCAGTAAGCCTTGTCTCCGCAGGAAGCCCACCACGACCTAGAGACCCCCTCTGAACCTCATTTTCTCTATAAAGTGAGGAAGTTAATAACGCCTGCCTCATCAGATTGTGGAGAAGGAATGAGAAAGGAAGGGCACCGGGAGGATTGGGCTCTGCACGAGAACGAGGCTGGCTGCGGCTTCCAGTGCTGCTGGCGCCGGCACTGACGCTGGTCTAGGGCAGtttcctctctcccctttccctccaaGCATATTCACGACCCTACTGTGGTCCTTGAGCCCCCACCCGGCTGTCCCTGAGAAGAACAAGGTGGTCACAGGTGGGATTTCCTTCCACTTTCTGCCATCGCCCCATCCCACTCACATGTGCAGCAGAAGCCTCAACCGCCTTCACCTTCCCCAAGTGTAGGTGCCTCCGTCTCTCCGCCGAGCCCTGGGTTTCATCCTTTCCCATCTCTGAGCCCTGTTGCACCGGCCACCTCTCCTCTCAGCCTCACCGGCATCTCCTCTCCACCAGCTCCTGTTTCCTCTGCTGCTGCAGACACATTTAAGTCTCCAGCCTctaaaataccttccctggactCTATACTgacctgtctccctccctctcttctcatcTAAACTTCTAGGGGGAAGTTTACGATTTTCTCACCCAGGGAAATTTAGCATCACCGCCACGACCCCTGCCCCGACACTGTTCCGCCCAGTCCAATGGACCTTGTCAGTTCCTGGCTCATGCGGGCTCTCAGCAGCCTTTCACGCCGCTGCCACCCCACTCTTGCCTCTCTCAGCCTCCAGGATGCTCCCCCTCTCCCAGGGTCCTCTGATTCCCCTTTGTGGAATCCATTTCTTCCCGGGTCTTAAACGCGGATACATTTCCCAGGTGTTTCTCCCTTGAGCCCTCCTCTCTTCCAGTTCAAGTACCCTCTGGGCAGCCCCACTGTTCACTGCCCCCTGCAGGATGACAGGATCTTCCCCAGAGCAGCCGACCTCCTAGGTAACTGCCTCCTGGACGTCTCCACTTGGCTATCGCACAGTCACCTAAAACTAAGCACATCCAAGACAAAATGAACGTTCCCACGATAATCTCCTCTTCcttatgtctttcttttcttggtttAAAACATTCTTGGTTTTAAACTCAATCTTGGTTTTTGATTTAAAACTAGACATAGCAATGTCCAAACTAGAGATAACAATGTCCAAGCTAGAATCAGGAATGCCATTCTTCACTCCTCTCCATTGCTACATCTTTCACCCATCCCCAACGAGTCAGTCGCAACAGGTTATTGATTCTACCTTCCCTCCAAGAGCAACGTCTTCCCCTTAGTTCAGACCACCATCCTGGAGTGCTGAGCATCTCCTTTTACCCAGTCCTGACTCTTTTCCCAGACTATTCTACAGGCATTCACCAGCATGAATGTTTTAAATACAAAGCCTGGCCACGTGACATCCTGTGATGGCTTCCTTCATCACTGCTCCCATGGTCCACAAGGACCCGCACAACCCAGCCCTGCTGACCTCTCCCCAAAGACCCATTAAGTTCCAGTAATTACCATTCGCTCATGACCACCCTGCTGTCTAGGACAGTAACCCTCTCCATGCCGTTCCAGGGTTAACTCTTACTCATATTTCAAGGGTCACATCAGAGGTGACTTCCCCAGCAAGACTCTCCCAGGAGgacaccacccccacccagcaCTCCCAAAGCACCCTGTGTGTCTGCCCATGAGACTGCAAAATATGCTAGTCTTTCCCACTCCAAGGTGAACTTCCAAAGAACAATGGTGGTCTCATTTATCTTCTTATCCTAAGAGTCAAGCAGAGTTGCCGGCATGGATGGGCTGTTGAATGGTGCTTCTTAAGACTGAAGTATATTGACATCGTGACCACAAGAGCATGAATCCTTCCCATCAAAGTATGGGGGATGAGAGGGAGGAAGACACTCTTCTGAGTTCTTAAAATCTGGCAGACACCGAGCTGGGCCTTCTCTGGGTGTTTTCTAGCTTAATCTCATCTAATCCTCTCAACACTTCAAGGTGGGTTGGATTACTATCCCCTACCTAGAGATGAAGCAATCAAGCTGACTGCTCTACAGAAacagtttctgatttttttttttttttgtagcagaGTAACTTAAAAGTCATGCATCCTGCACATTTCACAGCAGGTCTAGAGGTGTAAGAAGTCGGGTCTGGTGATGCGGAGATCAGAGACCTGCCAGCACGGTCTTCCACATCTTTCTCTCTCAACTCACCACCACCAGCCCAGGATCGCCCCCCCATCTCTGcccaccatctctctctctccacacccctctctggccagcccagcccagggtccTGGTTAACAGCCACaggaaagggggaaagggggCTCACTGATCAGGTGTCGTCCCCACCAGAGCTGACACAGCAGTGACAGTGGCAGTAACAGCAGTGGTCCAACACCCTGCTTCAGCTCAGGACACCCCCGCGATCCTGCTGGGGCCCCGGGCACCCACCTTTCAGAGAATGATGGGAAAGGGCAGACCCCAGACTGATGCAGGGCCTTCTGGAACTCTCCGGTTCTGTGAGCTCATCTTCTAGAATCATGTGAGCTTTACTAGCTACCTGCCCCCAACCGAGCCCCTCAGTTTCAGGTCCTGGGGACATAGTTGGCGCCTCTAACCCCTCTTGCCcgcctctgccccacccccacactaCTTTGAAGGCTGCCTCTTCTTCCACCGGATCCTCCCGGTGGTTACCCCGCGATGGTGATGTTGGCGGGTGCCTGCTGCCTCCCCAGGCAGCCTACCTCACCACTCACCGTCAAACTCCTTCAACTGCTTGGAAGTTCTTTCTTAATGCTGAGCCACAGACCGCCCCCTTCCCTCATCTGAATGATGACAGTTCCATGTGGACAAGCCTGGGACAAGAGTGATGTTGTCGACCCTAAAGCTTGCGGGACAGAGATGTGAAATGGAAGGGCACGTGCCACCGTGTCCACACCCTACAGGGGCCCCTGCTGCAAGGCCACGGGGCACAGCCAGGGGCAATCTTTGCAGTCAGGCTGACCTGAGGACAAACACAGGCCCTAGTGGCTACCAGCTGGGGGACCAGGGAAACTAACTTCACCTCTCAGTTTCCTTAGTTCTCAGGGGGGAATACCTGAAGCATCTCTGTGGATGCTCAATCCACGAGAGCGGTTACTGCGAAGAGCAGAGCACAGCCGTAAGCAGGTGGAGCCGCACCTGTTCCCCTGCCTGCGCCCCAGCCCAGACCCACCAGATTAGAACTGAGGGTTGACCCAGCACTGCGTCTGGATTTCCTCTTAATTTTATTGTGGTAGGATACTTAACGTGGACTCTACCCTCTGCACAGTTTTAAATGTGTGATACAGCGTGGTTGATCCCAGGTTCAgggttgtacagcagatctccaAAACTTCTTCACTTGGTCTAACTAATGCTTCACGCCCGTAGATTAGCACCTCcccatttccttctcctcccagcgcctggcaaccaccattccgcTCTGATTCTACGATCTTGACTTTTACAGACACCTCATGTGAGTGGAATcaggcagtatttgtctttctgtgacagcttctttagcataatgtcctcagagTTCATCCCTGTTGTCACATGTtgcagaatgtccttcctttttgaGGCTGAACAGTGTACCATCGTGTGTATAAACCAcactttatctattcatctgaaggacacttaggttgtttccacatcttggctgttgtgaatagagctgcagtgaacacaggggtgcTGGTATCTCTTCGAGATCCTGATCTCAGTACTTTTGGGTGAATACCCAGCAGCGGGAtcgctgggtcacatggtagttctatttttaatgttgttAGGATTCTGGTTTCCATTTTGCATTCGGACAaacacaagggttccaatttctccatgtccttgccGAAACTTATCTTTTGCTTTTTTCGGTAACAACCGTCCCGACAGGTGTGAGCTGATATctcaatgtggttttgatttgtgtttccctaatgatCTGTTGATGTTGAACATGGTTTTCATAcacctgttggccacctgtatgccTTCCCCGGAGAAAAGTCTCTTCGGCATTGGTGTTTCTTAAAAGCTCCCCGGATGACTCCAGTGTGCAGGCAAGGCCTGAGCCTTTGTTCAAGGGAAAGGGCTCTGGACTTGAGTCAGAAAACCTGAGTTCAGTATCTTGTTCTGCCCCTGACTGGCTGTTTCGTCTTGGCCAGTTaacctccatttcctcctctataaaatggagtCCTGGAACTGCGGTACttaatctccctgagcctcattttgctcctctgtaaaatgggaataatcttCCCTCACGGTCTCAATGCCTGAAGATGCCTACCACTTGGCTCGGTGTATCTTTGCTATTGTTTTTATTGTCTGGCCCTGGGTGGTGATTTTGTCTGGCTGAGTTTTGGAGTTTTGACTGTACTGGCCTGATTTTACTATTTTATCACTTCTTTTTACTGAGTAATCTTTCagcttatttttattgtattgtaTGCTTTCCTATTTCCCACTTGACTTTTACTTTCAAATGGGGAGGAAGAAACTGCGTCTCAACAGGAACAGTGATGAAGGCGGACAAGGCCCCTGCTGGCCATCAGTGGGTCTTTATTTCTCTGCTGAGCTCTGCACAGGTCCCTTTCCTGTTTCCTCAAAGCGCCCTCCGATTCCTGACTGCATCCCAGCAGAGATGCCCCCATCATCTCCCTACAGGTTTAAGTTCTCCTGCAGCATCTCTTAcattcctggttctcaggcctggTGGCACTGTAGGAAAAATGctgatgcctgggccccaccccaggccaattGCATCCAAATCTCTGGGGGTAGGGCCCAGGCATTagtatttctttatatatgtcCAAAGTGCTTCCAGAGGTGAGAATCACTGTTCCACCCAAATTTTTATAGTTCCCTAAATGTGTGACGATGTTCTGCAAGCACGTCTTATATGCTGTTATACGTTATTTCCTCTGCCAAACAAGCCCTTTCTGCTCCAACTAACTGGCTGGCTGTTGGTCCTCCTGAAAGCATCGCTGAAGCTTGACTTGCTCCCCTGAACTCCTTGGGCTGAGTTGGGAGTCCCCTACATCCTTGCACAGCAACGAATGCTAATTTGTTATCTCAGCATCTATCATTGCTGTCTGTATTCACTATACTGTGCTGTGcgttagatgagattaacatttaaatagtaGATTGACTAAAGCAGGTTGCCCTctctaatgtgggtgggcctcatccaatcagttgaaggtctgaatagaacaaaaaggctgatccTCCCCAAATAAAGTGGAattcctcctgcctgcctgcagTTCAAAGTGAGACATCGGCTTTTTCCTCCTGCCTGTGGGCTAGAGCTGAAACACCCACTCCTTCTGGGTCTAGAGACTGCCAGCCTTTAGACTGGAACAATACCATGGGTCTCTGGCTTATCAATTCAGCCTGCAGATCTTAGGATTTGGCCACCTCCATAACTGCATAAGCCttatgccatttatttatttatttatttatttatttatttatttatttttatatttatatttttatatatatataaaacaactgTTCGAACCAGACTTCTTGTCGTTTCCTATATGTTCTGTTCCTCTGATTAATACACTCCTCCTATGAAGCTGGTGGAAAATCACTGAACAATCCTCAGGTTCCTCAGTCCACATTATTCCCTTCCTCACCATGGTGCCACTACCAGCTAACAGTCTTCCCTCCCTTCTTGTGATCTGTGGCATCCACGGTACAGGGCTACTGACTGAGAGCAGCCAGACCTGGGCTGGAGTCCTGGCTGGAGTCCTGATGTCACAGAACTTACTCCCTCTGTGATCTCGGTGGGTGAGTTCGCCTTGCTGAGCCTCAGTATCTCACCTGTCAAGTGAAAAGGACTGCCACCCAGGGAGCTGTTGAGGGAATTAACGAGATAACTTGTAAAGTGTCTTGCATGGAACTGGACACCAAGCAGACCCTCGATAAGAGGTAGTTTTCAATTATTGTTACTTTGAGGAAGAGGAAACGACTAATCATACTTCTGAGAAATGTGTTCGatttatccaaaaaataaaaaataaaaagtgttctgAGTAAGAGGGCCTGAAGGATGTCACAAAGGGGAAGCAGGAGCTTGTTTTAACCAATCACAGAGGCCTCTTCCCCGTCCGGATTTGTGCTGTGTTGGCCCTCGTGGATGTCACAAGGTCTCTGGATAAGCAGGGATTTACTCTACCAGCATTCATCTTCTTGGACTTGCATCCTGGGGATCTGCTCTCAGGGAAACTGACACATgctaaggaaaaaggaaaaacatccaTTTGGAAAAAGTGTTTGTTCATCATTCTTATGCCCTCCCTCCGCATCCTGCCCTCCTTCGGAGGTCAAAAATGGGTCCTCCATACCTGTTCTCACTGAGGTGGGAAACCTCatgaaaaagaccagcaggacccccaggcagggctactctcttgccagcaccatccggttccctggcgcAGCggcattatctcactttttgcctctgaaacggcttacttctaggaaa
This portion of the Vicugna pacos chromosome 16, VicPac4, whole genome shotgun sequence genome encodes:
- the SPACA3 gene encoding sperm acrosome membrane-associated protein 3; the protein is MEAGSWAPRRRPCPPGIVLVALASLLSCPLTPGQAKVYSRCELARVLQDFGLDGFRGYSLADWICLAYFASGFNTGAVDHEADGSTNNGIFQINSRKWCKTLDSSGPNMCHMHCFDLLDPDLKDSVICAMKITQDPQGLGSWETWRHHCQGIDLSDWVDGCDL